The Flavobacterium faecale genomic sequence ACCATACGCAAAAGACTGCATTTCTTTGACCAAAGCTAGACCTTCTTTTGGTAACGACTTTTTCAAATCAATTCGCTTTAAAACCTTTGGAGTTTCAATTATAACAGAAGGATTTCCGTATTCGCTTTTGATCCATTCACCTTCTAGTAATTCTTTAGTTTCATGACCAAGAATAGTGTCTTTTACATTTTCGAAACCTCTAGTAACAATAAAGAATGCTAGGACTGCGGTAATTACAAACCCTACTGCTGCAATGGCAATTTGAATACGTTTTTTGCGTTGTTTTGCCAATTGAATTTGCACCTGTTTTTGACGTTGCATCTCATTAAGAAGTTGTTCCTCTTCTGCAGGTACATCAACGGGTATAGCGCTATCGAGCACTACAATTGCTTTTTGAATTTTATTACGATCCTCTGTAATTTCAAATTCCATTGGTTTTGATTTGGCAAACTTTACCAAATCGGCTTGTTTTAAAACGCGCTCTAAATTATCAATGGTTTCTTGAGTAATCTTCATTTTCTTCTTCATTGATGCAGCTTTCAAGCCAGTAATCAATTCAGAGGTAGTGCTTTCCATGGCCGGAATTTCGATTGCTTCTTCGATATAATTTCGAGCAATATCGGTCAATTCACTATAGTATTCTTTGATTTCGCCTTTTTGCCATAACTCTTTTTGCTCCAAAGAGTTCATTAAGATAGTAGCTCTTTCAATAGGTGTTTTATAAACTTCTTCTTCAATTTTTTTCTTTTGGTACTTTTTTGTGTACCAATATACTGCCGCAGCAATACCTACCAAAAGTAGAAAACCCAAAAGCCATTTCCACCAATTACCAATAGGATTATCCACAGCAACAACATCTTTGATGTCGTACATTTTTTGTTTAAGAGTGTCAACTTGTACCGGTGCTACTTCGACTGCTATTGAGTCAGTCAAAAAAGCTTTGTTGTTTATAATGACTTTGATACTCGGAATCACATAGCGTCCTGAATCAAATTGTGTCAGGCCGTATCTTTTAATTAATTCGTATCGGTCATTATTTTTTACCGTATCAATCGGATAGGAGCGAATCACTTCGAGCGCACCAAAATTCTTTACATTAGGAAATTTAACTTTCGATAATGTATCAACAGAAGTTTTTAGAGTCAGTTTGAACTCAGCTCCAATCTTATTTTTGGTAGTATCTATGCTTGTTTCAACACGTTTTTGTTGTCCAAAAACGAAGGCTGAAAAAAGAAGTAGAGATATGTAGAATGCGTTTTTCATTTATTTTTTCAACTTTTATAAGTTTTGGCTCCTCCCTTTTGGGGAGGTTGGGAGGGGATTTTATCTCGACTTAAAATACCCCAACAATTTCGTTACATAACTTTCGTCAACTCTAGTATTCACAACACCTGATCCCGATTTTCTGAACGTGTCTTTAAAGTAGTTCAATTGTTCTTGATAATGCTTTTCATAACCCATTCGAACTGCTTTTGAGCTCGTATCGACTAGTATTGTCTCACCAGTTTCTGCATCAGTCATTTCGACCATTCCTAAATTTGGCATTTTTTCTTCTCGAGGGTCATATACACGTATGCCTGTGATGTCGTGTTTTTTTCCGGCTATTTTTAAGGTATGTTCATAGTCAGAAACCATAAAATCAGACATCAAGAAAACGATTGCTTTCTTCTTCTGTGTACTTGATAAAAATTTTAAAGCTTGTGCCAAATCTGTCTTCTGACTTTTTGGCTCAAATTCGATTAATTCACGTATGATACGCAATACGTGCGAGCGTCCTTTTTTTGGCGGAATGTACAATTCGATTTGATCAGAGAACAATATCAGTCCAATTTTGTCGTTATTTTGAGTAGCAGAGAAAGCCATTGTTGCCGAAATCTCCGTAATAATATCTTTCTTAAATGCTTTGGTAGAACCAAAACCTTCAGAGCCAGAGATATCCACCATTAACATCATGGTTAATTCTCTTTCTTCTTCAAAAACCTTGACGTGCGCCTCGTTGTATCGTGCAGTTACATTCCAGTCAATAGCACGTATATCGTCGCCATATTGGTATTGTCGTACTTCACTAAAAGTCATACCACGTCCTTTAAAAGACGTATGATATTCACCCGAAAAGATATGATCACTCAATCTTCGGGTCTTGATTTCTATTTTTCGTACTTTTTTTAAAAGGTCTTTTGTATCCATTTTTCCCCACCTAGCCTCCCCGAAGGGGAGGAATTATTGCCGACAAAATTTATTTGCTAATTTAACACTCCAACAAAGCCCCTCCTTTGGAGGGGTTGGGGAGGATTAAGGTACTTCTACTTCGTTTATAATTTTGTTGATGATGTCAACTGAAGTTATGTTTTCTGCTTCTGCTTCGTAAGTGATTCCAATTCTGTGGCGTAGTACATCATGTACAATAGCACGCACATCTTCAGGAATTACATATCCACGACGTTTGATAAAAGCATAACATTTTGCTGCATTAGCCAAGTTAATACTTCCACGAGGTGAAGATCCAAAACTAATTAGCGGTTTTAATTCGGCTAACTTGTATTTTTCTGGGTATCTCGTAGCAAAAACGATGTCAAGAATGTATTTCTCGATTTTTTCATCCATGTATACTTCGCGAACTGCTTCTTGAGCGCGCAAAATTTGTTCTACAGAGACTACTGCGTTTACTTTTTCGTATGAACCTTTAAGGTTTTGGCGAATTACCAAGCGCTCTTCGTCCATTTTTGGGTAATCAATTACCGTTTTTAGCATAAAACGATCGACTTGTGCTTCAGGTAATTGGTAAGTACCTTCTTGTTCCACCGGGTTTTGAGTTGCCAAAACCAAGAATGGTCTTTCTAGCTTGAAAGTAGTATCACCAATAGTTACTTGTTTCTCTTGCATCGCCTCTAACAAAGCAGATTGTACTTTGGCAGGAGCACGGTTAATCTCATCTGCAAGCACGAAGTTGGCAAAAATTGGCCCTTTTTTTATCGAAAATTCATTTGATTTAATGTTGTAAATCATAGTACCAACAACGTCGGCAGGTAATAAATCTGGAGTAAACTGGATTCTACTGAACGAACCTTGGATGGCTTGTGATAGTGTGTTGATTGCTAGTGTTTTTGCCAAACCAGGAACCCCTTCCAAAAGGATGTGTCCTTGTCCCAAAAGACCAATAAGCAAACGTTCTACCATGTGCTTTTGTCCCACAATCACTTTGTTCATCTCCATTGTAAGAAGGTCTATAAAAGCACTTTCTCTTTCAATTTTTTCATTGATCGCTCTAATGTCTAAAGTCGCAGTATTTTCTTCCATTATCATTTTATTTAAAACCGTATGATTAGCCCAATTGTTTTGGTAGTGCAAATTGAATTTTTTTTTAGAGGAAAGATGTTAATAAATGGTTAAAACTTCTGTGAATCCTCCAAATTTAAGGTCGAATTGTGATACAATTTTCATATTTTTAAGATCTTGAATTTAATTCGAGATAAATTACAAAATCAATATTTTTAGGACCTTAAAGTAACAAATGAATAAAACAGTTTTAATAACAGGAGCGACTAGTGGCATCGGTAAGGCAACTGCCACAGTATTAGCGCAGCAGCAGTATAAAGTAATTATTTGTGGTCGAAGAATGGAGTTGCTTCAGGAGTTGTATGAGGAACTTTCGAAACAGACCGAAGTACATATATTGTGTTTTGATGTAAGTGATAAGGTGGCTGTTTTTGATCAGATTCAAAGTTTACCAGAAGCTTTTTCGAAAATTGATATTTTGATCAATAATGCAGGTAATGCACATGGACTTGATCCTATTCAGACAGGAAGTATCGATGATTGGGACCTGATGATTGATAGCAACCTAAAGGGACTTTTGTATGTCTCGAAAGCAATTATCCCACAAATGGTGGAGCGAAAGTCTGGTCATATTATCAACATTGGTTCTACTGCAGCCAAAGAAGTGTATCCAAATGGGAATGTGTATTGCGCTACCAAACATGCGGTTGATGCACTTAATCAAGCCATGCGCATGGATTTGAATCCGTTTAATATTAGGGTAGGAGCAATTCATCCAGGAATGGTTGAAACCACTTTTAGTGCCGTTCGTTTTAAAGGTGACGAGGATCGTGCTGCCAATGTTTACAAAGGTTTTGATCCGCTTCAAGCGGCTGATATTGCTGATATTATTCAGTTTGTCATTTCGAGACCTTATCATGTGAACATTGCCGACTTGGTCGTAATGAGTACTGCGCAAGCAAGTTCTACTATTGTGAATAGAAAAGGGTGATTTTTGATTTTGTAGCGATCTTTTAAAAATTAACGATTGGTGATTAACGTCCCTAAGCGTCGGGAACGATTTTTGATTTTGTTGGAACTTATATAGGATTAACGAACTTAGATTCTTGAAGCTTGACATTTGCTTTTTGAAATTCCTACATACCACTATTTACAGCAATAAACCAGATTATCAAATGATTAATAAAAGGCTCTTGATCAAAAACTTACTTGCTCACAATGATGAGAGCAGTTTCTATGACAAAAAGCGCCAATTAAATCTTCATACTCGTGAGGGCAAAGCCAAATTTTTGAAACATATTTGTGCTTTGTCCAATTCGAATCCTGCTAACAACTCTTATATCGTAGTTGGGGTAGAAGATGCTGAAAACGAAATTGTAGGTGATGACTTTTTTGATGATAGTCGGATTCAAAATCTTGTAAATGCCTATCTCGAGCATCCGCCAAAGATTCAATATGAAAATGTTCCTTTCCCGAATTTACCCAAAGATAAGGTGGTAGGACTTGTGACTATTAAACCCAAAAAGAATGTTTCATCCTTCAAGAAAGGAATTTATACCATTGCAGTTGGCAGTGTTTTTATTCGAATAGGAAGCAATACCACACCCACAGAAGAGAAGGTTGAAAAGAATTTTCAAAATACGGAGACCGTCATCGGCATCGAAAATCAATCACGAAATAATATACAGCATACTCTTGATGGAGTTTTCGACTTTATCAATAGTCGTCACAAGGATATGTCGCCTAAGTACAAAGTCTTCAAAGAACTGTTTGTCATTTGTTGGGCAGGCGTGCCTAAGGTAGTGCGCAACGTGGTTTACCTATCACGTGTAGATATCGAGTTGATTAATGAGCAAATTAAATTGTTCTATTCTGCTCAAGATGTCGTCACAATTACCTTTGACGAGCACTCGTTTACAATTATCGAATACATTCCGTTGGGGTTAAACGATCAAACGAGTTACTATCCTTTGGAGCAACAAAAAATCTATTTTTATGAAAATGGATATTACAAAATAGAAAGTGAAATGCTGTTTCACCCTCCAGAATTCAACAAAAAGATGTTGTTTCATATTTACAACGCGAATATTGCTTTACTCAGTAAATTAGAAAAAAGGACGATACTAAGCATTCGAGAAAAAAAGGATTTAGAAAATTTACCTTCTACTTTTATGATCTGTTACCTCAATGGTTTTGACGAGGCAAAAGATCGCTTGATTGCCGCCAAACTATTATTAAAACCTTTCCCGAAAATATATTTGTCGTTTAAAGAAGCTTTGCGAGTTTTACGAAAAATGAAGTACAATATAAAGGAATAAAAAAGTAGGTAGCCACAGATCCCAATGTGTTTTCTGTGGCTACCAGTTTTCCAGTTCAAGTGGATTTATTTTTCTAATTCGAATATCATTGCAGTTTGCGGCGCTACCGTGATTTCGTTTTCTACATTGAAAACGGTACCCGTGAGGATTTCTTTTCCGTTTTTAAAACCGAGAATGTTTTCATGGAAGCGATCTGTTTTTATTTTTTTCGAAAGTAAATTGTTGTTCACTATAACCATCACCGTTTTTTTGTTGGTGTATCGAAAGTAAACATACACATTATCAATCGGAAGGTAATGAGTCGTTTTACCGAAATGTACCGCTTCGTTGGTTTTGCGCCATTGAAATAATTTCGAACTAAAATCAAAAAACAGTTGCTGTTCTTGCGTTCGTCCTGTTTGTGTGAAAGCATTGTTGGTGTCAGTTTGCCATCCACCCGGAAAATCTTGTCGAATAGCACCATCTCCTTTGCTTTTGTCTCCCGCCATACCAACTTCAGAACCGTAATAAAGCTGCGGTATTCCGCGTACTGTTGCCAAAATACTCATCGCCATGGCATATTTTTTAAAGTCTTTTTTATAGATTTCGTTAAAGCGCTCGGTATCGTGATTTTCAACAAAAGTAAGTAGGTTGTTGGGATTAGGGTACAAAAAGTCGTTGGCAAAATTCTCATACAACTTAATCAATCCATTGTTCCAGCTTGCTTCATTTTCATCAAAAACCTTGGCTGCTGCATCCATAAACGTGAAGTCCATAACGCTTGGCAAATAGGAATTGTAGTTTTGAATCGCAGCAATTTTACTGTCTTTTTGCCAATAGGCCATTTGTGCTTGGTCTTGCATCCAAACTTCACCGACAATATTAAAGTTGGGATATTCATCTGTAATCGCTTTGGTCCATTTTGCAATGCTTTTTTTGTCATTGTACGAATAGGTATCTACTCGAAAACCATCCAAGTTGGCCGACTCAATCCACCAAATTGCGTTTTGTGTCAAATAGGTCAGCACCAAAGGATGCGACTGATTCAGATCGGGCATCGATTGTACAAACCAACCATCGGCACAGAGTCGAGCATCAATTTTGGACGCATTGGGGTCGAACTGTGTCGTCATGCGGTAATTGGTTTGCGCATAGCCCGGAAATTGATGAATCCAATTGTAGGTTGGCAAATCTTTAATCATCCAATGTTCGGCACCCCAATGGTTGGTCACATAATCCATGACCAATTTCATGTCTTTTTTGTGTAACTCATTTGACAGCCTTAAATAGTCATCATTGGTCCCATAACGTGGGTCAATTTGGTACACATCCGATTGTCCGTAGCCGTGATACGATCCTCTCGGGTCATTGTCTACGCACAACGGCGTGCACCAAACTGTCGTGGCTCCCAGTTCTTGGATATAATTTAAATGCTGAATAATTCCTTCGATATCTCCTCCATGTCTGCCGTTTTCGGCTGTTCTATTGGCTTTTTCGGTTACCGATTTGTCGTTGTCATTCTTTGGATTTCCATTTGCAAAGCGATCTGGCATCAATAGGTACATTACATCTGCACTCGAATAGCTTTCGCGTAAAGCGGAATTTGCTCTACGTCCTTTCAAAAGATAGTGTTGTGTGAACTGCTTCTTTTTATTTTTCGAAAAAGAAAAAACAATCTCTTGCGGCAAAAGACCTTTTGTGTCAATGGTCACAAAGAGATAATTTGGATTTTCAGTTTTTGAGACCTCCAGAATCGGAATTCCAGTAGGAGCAGTTACCTCATTTTCTGCGATATTTGGACCGTAAAACACAATTTGCAGTGAGCTGTTTTTCATTCCTGCATACCAGTAAGGCGGTTCTATTTTTTGAACCTGAGCCTGTGTGGCAAAAAATAAGAAGGAGATCAATAGCAGTAAATAGTTTTTCTTTAAGGTGTTCAAAATGTTGTTTTTTAGTTTTTTATCAGTTTAACGATACTTGTCTGCCCTAATGAATTGCTCGTTTTTACCAAATAGATTCCTGATCTAAGGGTAGCAATCGAAAACTCATGTTGTGACTCGAATGTACCTTCAAATAGTAATACTCTTTTACCCGTTAGATCATACACTTCTACAAAATTTACAGCTTTGTTCAATTTGAAAGTGGCATGAGCGGGGTTGGGGTAAACACTCAAATCATTGTCTGAAACGAAATTTGGATTGCTTAATGGGCTAGCATTTTTGTTCCCGAATACTTTGAACTGACCTGCGGCAATCGTGATCGGTCCAGAAGTATTTGTTACATTGATTGTGGTGTTGTCCATCAAATTGTACCAAGTTCCCGCATACGGAAAGTTAGCAGTAATGTTTTGAGAACTTACATCAAAATTGGCTAAGATAACCACGTCTTTAAGCTGTGTAGCCATCAAATTGGGATTGGTGATTTTAATATTTTGAGTTAAAGACGCACTGTTGCTAATGGTTGCTGTACCTAAAAAAACAGGTTCGGTTGTTTTTAAAGCAATCATTTTTGCCCAATCGTTATAAATAGTAACTCTTGAATTTGTTGTTAACCAATTATTTATCCATTGTGGCTGTGGTTTGTTGTCTAGTTTACAATCGCCAGCAGTTGTATCTGAGGCAGTATTGACTGTACCATTATTACAAGAAAAAATAGAATTCTCCATTCCTAATTCGCCAAAATGCCAAATCATTTTTGGTCCCGGTACTAAAAGTGAAACTGCTCCAATTGCCGACATTCTAGACAATGCAATATCTAAATTTTTGACATTGTGTGTTGCACTAGCACTGTTTCCATATTGCAGGTTTTTATACATTAAACGTTCTTCATCATGACTCTCAGCATACCCCATTAATCGATTGGCCGTAAAGCCGCGACTACTGCTCGTAATTCCGGAGATGTTGCCAGGATAACCCATAGAAAGTTCGTTGTAATTGTCGGTCATTTTACCCCACATCATAATTCCCTTGCTTGGTGACTCATTGATTTTGTAGTTGGCCCACTGTTGCTCCTCTAGATTTGTACCCAAATGCTCAAAAATAGTATAATGTGTAGGGTCTAAGCTCCACGAATAATCTGCATATTTTTTTAATACATCTACACGGTCTTGTTGGTAGGCATTGGTGCAGGCTTCGTCACCAGCAGTACAATTTTGTGTAAACCCCTTGGTTAAATCCCAACGGAAGCCATCAATTTTATATTCCTGAATCCATTGTTTGATAACTCTCTCGACATAATATTGGGTTTTGGTAGACTGATGTTTAAAGTCTTCTCCCACACTGTAACTGTGTTTGGCAACAGTATTAAAAAACGGATTTTCGGTTGTTGGTGATCCCCAACCGTCGCCATCAGGATCGTTCATCCACATGCGCACCATCGGGTTGCGACCAAAAGCGTGGTTCAAAGCCACATCAAGAATAACTGCGATTCCGTTTTGATGGCATAAATCGATAAATTCTTTGAACTTGTTGGCTGTACCATAATATTTGTCCAATGCCATGTGGAAGGAGGTGTTGTAACCCCAGCTTTCGTTACCTTCAAATTCCATAACAGGTAATAATTCGATTGCATTGATTTTTAAATTCTTAAAGTAATCCATCTTATTAATCAAGTCTTGAAAATTTCGATTCGAATCAAAATCACGCACCAAAACTTCATAAACGATTAGGTTTTCTTTTTGAGGTTTTACAAAATTGGTGGTAGCCGTGCTCCAAGCGTATGCTGTTTGTCCCGTTTGCAAAACCGTTACTTCACGCTCTTGCCCTTGTGGATAAGCGGGCAGGTTTGGGTATGAAGCAGCAGGAATGCTTGGGTCATCAAACGGCGATAGTACTAAGGTAGAATAAGGATCGGCGGTCTTGACCATTGCTGGTGAATTGGCTATAGGTGTTGTTTCGCCTACCCAATATTGATAGGTATAGGCTGTACCCGAAGTTAATCCTGATACTGTTATCCAAAATTTACCCGTGGTAGGATCTTTCTTCATGGCATAAGCAGCAGTTGGTTGGTAGTTGTTGAAACTTCCTGCAACGTATACAAAATCTTTTAAAGGAGCATCCAAGACCAACGTGGCTTGCGTAGCATTTGTGTTCGAATAATTTATTCCGTCTTCCAGACCAGCCGGCATGGTTTCGCTACTAGCTCCAGGGTTTACAATAGTTGCAAATTTTTTGGTAATAGTCGTGCTCCCATTCGAAACAACTAATTCATAATTTTGATTAGAAAGCAAATTGCTGTGGGTGTAACTGTAATTTGTAGTCGCTGTATTAGAATGGATGGTTGCTCCATTTGATTTTAAAACATAACTAGAATTTCCGCCTGTGTTGGATGCCGAAATAGTAAAGTTGCTTCCAGAATTGATTATGGTTGTGCTGTTTTCTGCGGGAGTGTTTAAGGTCAGTTGAAAAGCACCGACATTAAAAAAAGTATCTGCAGTTTGTTGGTTTCCGGCGCTATTGCGAATTACGACACAAATGGCTGTTATGGTGCTTGTTGCAGGAACTCCAAATGAGGTGTATAAATCGGGAGCAAGATCTAGTTTGTAGTTTGTGCCAGAAACTAGTGTTAGTGCTGGTTGTGTGCTGTTGTTTCCCCAGCTTCCTTTTACGTTTTGCCATGGCGCTCCATTGACCGTTAAGCCAATATGAGCATATAATGTTCCCGTATCTGTGGCCAAAGGTGTGCCTGCTTTATTAAAATTTAAAGTAACCGCTGTGTTCGCGAGAGCAGGAGAGGGCGTAGTGGTAAATTGTGCCCAACCCAAGGTACTGCATAAAAACAAAATTGATATAAGTATAGTATTCTTCATGGTTTTTTGGTTTTAAAAGAAAGGGCTATCCAATAGTAGATAGCCCTTAAATAGTTGTACTAATTGATTATTCTTGGTTAGGGAACATCATATAACTGCCATCTAAATCATTAAATAAGACTTTGTATTTTGAACGTGCTACTGGAATATCACCTCCGCTAGCGCCTTGCGTAGGGAAAGCTGCAAAGGCTGTATCGCCACCCCAACTTTTGTCCCAAGCATTGTTGGCTCTAAATTTTCCTTTACCATCAAATAGTGTGATGGTTAAGGTCCATAAGTGCGTATCAAAAGTAGATTTGACCATCGGTGTGTCATCTCCAGACCATCCTGCATCTGTTCCTGTTCTTGATGAACCTATGAAACCAATACGAGTATAGCTTGTTGCTGCGGTTGCATTGTACGGCACCAAAGTATATTTTAAGGTTTCAGTATTCATGGTAAAAGTGTAATATCCTGCAGTTGCAATTTCAAAACTTGCTGGATCTGGATCGGCATCTTTGGCTCTAGACACGATTGTACCCGCATCACCTTTACCATACATTGGCGCCCATTGTCCCAAAGTAGAAATTAGTTTGAAATAACCCGCTTTGAAATAACCTGTGAATCTGTATTCTTTTGGGTTTGTTCCTCCTCTAAAAAGTACTTGATTTTTATTGTTATTATCCCAACCAGCCACTGTAGCGTCTCCAACCAAATACCAATCTGTAAATGGGTAAGCGATTAATCCTGAATACGTATTGATGCTAATGGTAATCACTTTTGCCGATTCGGTAGGAACTCCACCAGAAACCGTAGCCATTACTTTGACATCAAATTGTTTTGGTGTGCCAGGTACAGCGCCCAATTCAATTGCTGCTTGGTTCAATGCTTTTACGGATACCGATGCTTGGGTAACGCTACTTGTTTTTACTAGTGTTTGTGCTTTGGTAAAATCTCCACCAGAAACATCCATCATCAAAGAATATTGAACCACCACTGATTCTGTATATTGAGCGGCAGTCCATACAAAACGGTCGGCATCGCTGCTTGCATTCACTTCTTTCAGAACATATTGTTTGGCTGTTGTTGGTGCAGTCATTTCAGGTGTTGCAATTTTGGAAACAACTGGTCGGTTTTCAACATCGTCAGCAGTACATGATACCGCTAGTACGCTTATAAAAGCGAACAAAAATTGGTTAATTTTTTTCATTTTATGGTTTTTTAAAAGTGGTTAGTTTAGTATCCAGGATTTTGTTTCAACGTAGGGTTTGCTTGGATTGTTTTGGCAGGAATTGGCATTAAATCTCTAAAGCTTGCTGTCGCAGCACCATTTTGAGTGCCACCTTTCCATTCCCAAATTTTGTCTCCACCGGTGAATTTTCCAAAACGAATCAAATCAGTTCTACGGTGACATTCCCAGAATAGTTCACGTCCTCTTTCGTCCAAAATAAAATTAAGCGTTAGATTTGCCGTTGTTACAGGACTAGCATTTGCTCTCGTTCTCAGTTTATTGATGTAGCCTAGCGCCGTAGTCATGTCTGTACCTGCCGCGCCACGTACTGCACATTCTGCATACATTAAATACACATCTGATAGGCGGAACATAGGAAAGTCAGTATCAGGAATATCATTACGCTGTGCTGCAGTTCCATCAGAGTTAACATTAGTGTACTTTGTAACTGCGTAACCATTTGTAAAGGTTCCAACATTGGCAATACTTAATGTTTGACCATTAGTATAGAAAGTTCCTCTTTTGTCTGCAGTAGCAGTAGCATCAGGAAACAAAGCAACAAACTCTTTGCGAGTTCTGATTCCTTGCCATCCACCATTCATTCCTTGAGCAGCAGCATCCATAGACCCACCGATAGACGCATGAAGAATAAAACTCATACCTCCACCTGTTGCACGAATTGCATTTCCGTCACTTACTACAGGAAAAATCACTTCACTTTGTGAACCGTTACGATTGTTGTCTGCAGAGAATAAAAATTTGTAAGGTACGTTTGCAAACGTATAACCAGAGGTTGCAATAATGTCTGAGCTTAGTTTTGCTGCATCATTAAATCTCTCAGTTCCGGTATAAACTTTAGCATTCAAATATATTTTTGCTAATAAAAATTTAGCAGCCGTTTTATCAATTCGTCCGTATTCGTTTGTTTTTGTTGCGACCAAGCTATTGTCAAGGTCTTTCAATTCACTTTCGATAAAAGCAAAAACTTCAGCTCTTGATTTTTGCTCTGGATAAAAGAAACCTACTGGATCTTTTTCTGTTGTAATTGGCACATTACCAAACAAGTCCATCAAGTTCACATAAGAGAAAGCTCTTAAAAAACGTGCTTCGGCTCTAAAGTTGGCGATTTGCGCTTTTAGATTTGCATCTACACCACGAGAGGTCAATTTATCATCAGACGTTTGTCTCAAAAATTCGTTAGCCAAACTTATTTCGTAAAAAGCTCTAGAGTATGTTC encodes the following:
- a CDS encoding SusE domain-containing protein: MKKINQFLFAFISVLAVSCTADDVENRPVVSKIATPEMTAPTTAKQYVLKEVNASSDADRFVWTAAQYTESVVVQYSLMMDVSGGDFTKAQTLVKTSSVTQASVSVKALNQAAIELGAVPGTPKQFDVKVMATVSGGVPTESAKVITISINTYSGLIAYPFTDWYLVGDATVAGWDNNNKNQVLFRGGTNPKEYRFTGYFKAGYFKLISTLGQWAPMYGKGDAGTIVSRAKDADPDPASFEIATAGYYTFTMNTETLKYTLVPYNATAATSYTRIGFIGSSRTGTDAGWSGDDTPMVKSTFDTHLWTLTITLFDGKGKFRANNAWDKSWGGDTAFAAFPTQGASGGDIPVARSKYKVLFNDLDGSYMMFPNQE
- a CDS encoding RagB/SusD family nutrient uptake outer membrane protein translates to MKTSFKYISYFFLMILGLNLTLSSCTSDLDVTPKDDDEFLSETFFQDPASYKQVLAKLYSGLYVGGNDGDNKPDIAGIGGDFSSYLRLLFVMQEFTTDEAIIAWADGTLPTLNTQTWAPANEFLYGTYSRAFYEISLANEFLRQTSDDKLTSRGVDANLKAQIANFRAEARFLRAFSYVNLMDLFGNVPITTEKDPVGFFYPEQKSRAEVFAFIESELKDLDNSLVATKTNEYGRIDKTAAKFLLAKIYLNAKVYTGTERFNDAAKLSSDIIATSGYTFANVPYKFLFSADNNRNGSQSEVIFPVVSDGNAIRATGGGMSFILHASIGGSMDAAAQGMNGGWQGIRTRKEFVALFPDATATADKRGTFYTNGQTLSIANVGTFTNGYAVTKYTNVNSDGTAAQRNDIPDTDFPMFRLSDVYLMYAECAVRGAAGTDMTTALGYINKLRTRANASPVTTANLTLNFILDERGRELFWECHRRTDLIRFGKFTGGDKIWEWKGGTQNGAATASFRDLMPIPAKTIQANPTLKQNPGY